The region TTGCCATGACCCTAACCTATGACCAATAGGGCAAGCCCTGCCCCTACTGATCCGCGTCCGCATGGGCCTGCACACGGGCGCGGCGGAAGCGCGCGACGGCGACTATCACGGCTATCTGACGCTGGCGCACGTCCAGCGCGTGATGTCCACGGCTTACGGCGGCCAGACGCTCGTATCCAATGCGACGGCGGCCTTGCTGGCGGGGCAACTGCCGGAGGGCGTCACCCTTCGTGACATGGGCGAGCACCGGCTGAAGGGACTGCTCAACCCCGAACGCCTCTGGCAAATGATCGTGTCCGACCTGCCGCACGATTTCCCGGCCCTCCAATCGCTCAACACCATCCCCAACAACCTGCCGATCCAGGTCACCAGCTTTGTCGGACGCGAACGCGAGTTAGCCGAACTGCAACGCCTACTGGTCGCGACGCGCCTGCTGACGCTGACCGGTTCGGGCGGCACTGGCAAGACGCGGCTGTCGTTGCAAGTGGCCGCCGAGGTGCTCGACAAGTACCGGGACGGCGTCTGGTTCGTGGAACTGGCGCCGCTGGCCGATCCGGTGCTCGTGCCGCAGACGGTCGCCAGTGTGTTGGGAGTTCGTGAACAGCCGGGTCGTCCCATGCTGGCAGCGTTAAGCGATTGGCTGCAGACGAAGCAACTGTTGCTCATACTCGACAATTGCGAGCACCTGCTCGACGCCTGCGCGAAGCTGGCTGATGCGGTATTGCACGCGAGCCGTGAGACGCGCATCCTGACCAGCAGCCGCGAGGCGCTCGGGATTGCCGGAGAGACGGCGTACCGTGTGCCGTCTTTGGAGAGCCCGAGCCCGACCCATGCCATGCACGACTCGGTCGAGAAATTAACGCAGTACGCGGCGGTTCAACTGTTCATCGAACGCGCCACCCAATCACGCACGACGTTCACGGTGACCAACGCCAACGCGCCGGCCGTGGTACAAATCTGCTACCGGCTGGACGGTATCCCGCTGGCGATCGAACTGGCCGCGTCGCGCGTAAAGGCGTTAAGTGTTGACCAGATTGCCGCACGGCTGGATGACCGCTTCCGTCTGCTCACGGGCGGAAGCCGCACAGCCTTGGCGCGCCAGCAGACACTCCGCGCGCTGATCGACTGGAGCTACAGTTTGCTGGCCGAACCTGAGCGAGTACTGTTGCGAAGGCTGTCGGTATTCGCGGGAGGATGGACACTAGAGGCGGCGGAGGCGGTGTGCGCTGGCGAGGGGATCGCAGAAACGGACGTGCTCGAACTGATATCACGCCTGGTGGACAAATCGCTGGTGGTGCTGGACGAACAGGTCGCCGAGCCGTGCTACGCCATGCTGGAGACGATCCGCCAGTATGCACGGGACAAATTGATGGAGGCGGCCGAGGGGGACGCGGTGCGCGCGCCGCATTTAGCGTTCTACGTCCGCCTGGCAGAGGAGTTCTATCCACAGTCGAATGGTCCTAACGTGACATGGTGGTTAGCCCGGCTCGAGACTGAAATCGACAATGTTCGCACAGCGATCGCATGGGCGCTCGAGAGCCGCGATTTCCTGTCCGGAATGCGAATCGTGTGTGCGCTGCATAGTTTCTGGATACAGCGACATACAGTCGAAGGCCTTGCATACCTGCGAGAGATTCTCGCCCAGTCCGAAACCGTTGAGCGCGGGCAGGCGCGAGCGAACGCCCTCAGAATCCGTGGGAATCTGGAGTATTGGCAGGGGGATTACCCCGCAGCACAAAGGTCCTATGAGGAGGCGCTCGCGATCGCAAAAGCCGTGAACGCTGACCAGACGGTTGCTAGGTTGCTTAAGAACCTGGGTGAGACCGCAAGTGCTCAAAAAAACTACGCCTCCGGACGGGCTTTATTGACCGAAGCGTTGGATAAATTTCGCACGATGACTGAGCCTCGTTTCATGGCAGACACACTTGGGGGTCTGGCTGACATAGTGATGAGCGAGGGCGATGCCGAAGAAGCTTATGCCTTGTACGAAGACTATGTGAAACAATTACGGATTGTTGGCATCAAGGATGGCATCGCCATTCCGATCAGAAGACTCGGTCAAATTGCACTGCAGCGTGGCGATTATGCGGAGGCCGCCGCACTTTTTCAAGAGAGCCTCGCCAGCAATATGGAGGCCCAAGATCAGCGTGGTGCGGCAGCTTGCCTTGCGGCCTGGGCGGCCATGTATGCGGCGCAAGGACGGAGTCTGGAAGCCGCGCGGCTCTACGGGGCTGTCAACACGCTTCTCGAATCGTGGCACACGCGGATGCTGCCGATTGATCAAGATCTTTACGAGCGCAGCATAGCGGCTCTCCGCGCGCGATTCGACGCAGCCACGTTCGATGCGGCGGAATCAGCCGGGCGCGCGCTCACGCTCGAGCAGGCGATTGCGCTGGCGCTGGAGGAGACGCATGTTTAGCCCTGCGATCCCGTCTGAGCGGGACGGTGCGGCAGTAGGGGCGAAGCATTCGCGCGCTGGTGCCGCAAAACACGCTCAGGCTTGCCGCGAATGCTTCGCCCCTACGATGACGCGAACGCGTTCGTCAGCCGCACCCACTCCTCAATCGACAACGTCTGCGCGCGGCGCTGCGGGTCGATGCCGGCGCGCGCGAGCAGCGCCTCGCTGTCCGCTGGGCTGATGTCCAGCCCCGCCGCGAGCGAGTTGCGCAGCGTCTTGCGCTTCTGTCCGAAGCCGGCGTGCGCCACGCGGAAGAAGGTCCCCACATCGACGGCGAGTCGCTCTGCCCTCACGTCCAGCCGGATCACCGCGGAATCGACCTGCGGCGCGGGGTAGAACGCGCCGGCCGGCAGCTTTAGCACCTGCGAGGGCGCGGCGTAGAACTGCACGCTGACCGCCAGCAGGCTCATCTCGCCGGGCGCGGCCAGGATGCGGCGCGCCACTTCATGCTGCACCATCAGCACGAGCCGCTCAGGCGGGCGCGGCCGGTCGAGGAACTTGCGGATGACGGCCGAGGTGATGTAGTACGGCAGGTTGGCGACGACTTTGTACGGCGCCTCGCCGAGCACGGCGTCGAGATCGAGCTTTAGGATGTCGGCGTGCACAAGCTCGACGTTGGGGCAGCCGGCCAGCGTCTCGCGCAGGATGTCGATCATCTGCGGATCAAGCTCGACGGCGACGACGCGCCGCGCGGCGCGCGCCAGCGGGTAGGTGAGCGTGCCCGCGCCAGGGCCGACCTCGACGACGGTATCCTCCGCCGCGACGCCGGCTGCTTGCACCACGCGCTCCAACAGTGCCGGGTTGACGAGAAAGTTCTGCCCGAGGCTCTTCTTGAGGCGCAGTCCGCGCGCGTCGAGCAGGCTGCGCAGTTCGCCGACGGTGACGGGGGGCCGGGGCGTGGCCGCACCGTTAGCGTTCAACGGGCGTGCTCGGCATGATCCAGCGGATCGTTTCCGGATCGGGCAGAGGCGCTAGCCAGTACACGTCGACCCAGTCGTGCCACGACTGGTAGGTGTCATCCTCGAAGCCGAGGTCGATCAAGCGCCCGCGCACACCGCCGCCGGTGTCAGCGGCGATGCCGATTCCGTAGCCGGGCACATACAGCTTTGACAGCCACGGCACGACGCTCTTATCCACCGCGATGACGCCACGCCCGGCCGGCAACCCCGACGATGTGCGCCCGTACCACGGCCTGTCCGGCGACGTCCCGGAGCGCGCCGGGCTGTACGAGGTGGCGTACATGCGCGTCACGCGCCAGTACTGGATCGGGCCGGACGGCGTCAGCATGGCGCGCACGACCAGCTTGCGCCCGTAGGCCGTGATCTGCGGCACCGGCGGGCGCGCATCCCACTCGCGCTCGACGGTGCGCTTGATCTCCCGCCCGTTCTCGTAGCGCACCCGCACCTGCTTGCGGTGCTCGCCGTTCTGCCCGCGCTGGCGCAATTCCTGCTGGTCGATCTCCAGGTTGTTGTCGCCCTGCATCAACCGCGCGAACACGATCGGGCTGGCCTCCTCAACGACCTCTTCGCGCACGCGGACGACCTGAACGGTCATGTTGTCCTGCACCGGGCCGGTGGCGGCCGGCAGCGTGTAGTCGAGCGGGCCGAGCCGGATACCGGACTCGACGAGCGCACGGCTGATGTTTGGCTCGCGCGTGTGCGCCGCCATACTCTGCCCGTCCACGACGATGGTCAGCGGTTTGGCGCGCTCGACGCGAACAGCCAGCCCGGCATTGACCGGCGCATCGAGCGGCGGCCAGATGC is a window of Chloroflexota bacterium DNA encoding:
- a CDS encoding tetratricopeptide repeat protein yields the protein MGLHTGAAEARDGDYHGYLTLAHVQRVMSTAYGGQTLVSNATAALLAGQLPEGVTLRDMGEHRLKGLLNPERLWQMIVSDLPHDFPALQSLNTIPNNLPIQVTSFVGRERELAELQRLLVATRLLTLTGSGGTGKTRLSLQVAAEVLDKYRDGVWFVELAPLADPVLVPQTVASVLGVREQPGRPMLAALSDWLQTKQLLLILDNCEHLLDACAKLADAVLHASRETRILTSSREALGIAGETAYRVPSLESPSPTHAMHDSVEKLTQYAAVQLFIERATQSRTTFTVTNANAPAVVQICYRLDGIPLAIELAASRVKALSVDQIAARLDDRFRLLTGGSRTALARQQTLRALIDWSYSLLAEPERVLLRRLSVFAGGWTLEAAEAVCAGEGIAETDVLELISRLVDKSLVVLDEQVAEPCYAMLETIRQYARDKLMEAAEGDAVRAPHLAFYVRLAEEFYPQSNGPNVTWWLARLETEIDNVRTAIAWALESRDFLSGMRIVCALHSFWIQRHTVEGLAYLREILAQSETVERGQARANALRIRGNLEYWQGDYPAAQRSYEEALAIAKAVNADQTVARLLKNLGETASAQKNYASGRALLTEALDKFRTMTEPRFMADTLGGLADIVMSEGDAEEAYALYEDYVKQLRIVGIKDGIAIPIRRLGQIALQRGDYAEAAALFQESLASNMEAQDQRGAAACLAAWAAMYAAQGRSLEAARLYGAVNTLLESWHTRMLPIDQDLYERSIAALRARFDAATFDAAESAGRALTLEQAIALALEETHV
- a CDS encoding DUF348 domain-containing protein, coding for MTTEPIELPAAAGRPLVVRLHGGQFALLFLLVLAGGLAWLYTATERAVRVDVNGRSLDVRTHQTTVGRALAEQGFQLGPADLVTPPLDTPLVAAPAVRIWLAQPVDVDADGQVWHVNTQSGSIADVLAALNITLAREDRLAAGQTALPRAALIAQLNPAPLDPLAPREPVRVSVQRAVPVRVSDDGVASTIYTYAATVADLLRELDIRIHPNDRIWPPLDAPVNAGLAVRVERAKPLTIVVDGQSMAAHTREPNISRALVESGIRLGPLDYTLPAATGPVQDNMTVQVVRVREEVVEEASPIVFARLMQGDNNLEIDQQELRQRGQNGEHRKQVRVRYENGREIKRTVEREWDARPPVPQITAYGRKLVVRAMLTPSGPIQYWRVTRMYATSYSPARSGTSPDRPWYGRTSSGLPAGRGVIAVDKSVVPWLSKLYVPGYGIGIAADTGGGVRGRLIDLGFEDDTYQSWHDWVDVYWLAPLPDPETIRWIMPSTPVER
- the rsmA gene encoding ribosomal RNA small subunit methyltransferase A translates to MRLKKSLGQNFLVNPALLERVVQAAGVAAEDTVVEVGPGAGTLTYPLARAARRVVAVELDPQMIDILRETLAGCPNVELVHADILKLDLDAVLGEAPYKVVANLPYYITSAVIRKFLDRPRPPERLVLMVQHEVARRILAAPGEMSLLAVSVQFYAAPSQVLKLPAGAFYPAPQVDSAVIRLDVRAERLAVDVGTFFRVAHAGFGQKRKTLRNSLAAGLDISPADSEALLARAGIDPQRRAQTLSIEEWVRLTNAFASS